The Fusarium oxysporum Fo47 chromosome II, complete sequence genome includes a region encoding these proteins:
- a CDS encoding histone-fold-containing protein — protein sequence MAPKAADKKPASKAPATASKAPEKKDAGKKTAASGDKKKRSKTRKETYSSYIYKVLKQVHPDTGISNRAMSILNSFVNDIFERVASEASKLAAYNKKSTISSREIQTSVRLILPGELAKHAVSEGTKAVTKYSSSTK from the exons ATGGCTCCCAAGGCTGCTGACAAGAAGCCCGCCTCCAAGGCTCCCGCTACTGCCTCCAAGGCtcctgagaagaaggatgctgGCAAGAAGACTGCCGCCTCTGgtgacaagaagaagcgctCCAAGACCCGCAAGGAGACCTACTCTTCTTACATCTACAAGG TCCTCAAGCAGGTCCACCCTGACACTGGTATCTCCAACCGTGCCATGTCCATCCTGAACTCTTTTGTCAACG ACATCTTCGAGCGCGTCGCTTCTGAGGCTTCCAAGCTTGCCGCCTACAACAAGAAGTCCACCATCTCTTCCCGAGAGATCCAGACTTCTGTCCGCCTCATCCTCCCCGGTGAGCTTGCCAAGCACGCCGTCTCTGAGGGTACCAAGGCTGTCACCAAGTACTCCTCCTCGACGAAATAA